A genomic window from Nocardioides jiangxiensis includes:
- the dusB gene encoding tRNA dihydrouridine synthase DusB translates to MSSLPTHLQLGSLRVETPVVLAPMAGITNAAYRRLCAEQGAGLYVCEMITSRGLVEGDETTKKMLVFDELESVRSVQLYGTDPVYVGKAAEILCNEYGVAHIDLNFGCPVPKVTRKGGGGALPWKRNLLGEILDHAVRAATPYGVPVTMKTRKGIDPEHLTYLDAGRIAEESGCAAIALHGRTVEQAYSGQADWDAIGELKASVGIPVLGNGDIWEAADAVRMVEETGVDGVVVGRGCLGRPWLFRDLAAAFNGEEVATLPDLGEVSAMLRRHAELLTEHMGEERGCKEIRKHITWYLKGFPAGGDLRHRLALVDTLADLDALIAELDPTAPFPVNELGTPRGRQGAPRKRVVLPEGWLDDMDGHGCVISEDAHDTTGG, encoded by the coding sequence ATGTCGTCCCTGCCCACCCACCTGCAGCTCGGGTCCCTGCGCGTCGAGACACCCGTCGTCCTCGCGCCGATGGCGGGCATCACCAACGCGGCGTACCGCCGGCTCTGCGCGGAGCAGGGCGCGGGCCTGTACGTCTGCGAGATGATCACCTCCCGCGGCCTGGTCGAGGGTGACGAGACGACGAAGAAGATGCTCGTCTTCGACGAGCTCGAGAGCGTCCGCAGCGTGCAGCTGTACGGCACGGACCCCGTCTACGTCGGCAAGGCCGCGGAGATCCTCTGCAACGAGTACGGCGTCGCGCACATCGACCTCAACTTCGGCTGCCCGGTGCCCAAGGTGACCCGCAAGGGTGGCGGAGGCGCCCTGCCGTGGAAGCGTAACCTGCTCGGCGAGATCCTCGATCACGCCGTGCGCGCAGCCACGCCGTACGGCGTGCCGGTGACGATGAAGACCCGCAAGGGCATCGACCCCGAGCACCTCACCTACCTCGACGCAGGCCGCATCGCCGAGGAGAGCGGCTGCGCCGCGATCGCCCTGCACGGCCGCACCGTCGAGCAGGCCTACTCCGGCCAGGCCGACTGGGACGCCATCGGCGAGCTCAAGGCGAGCGTCGGCATCCCGGTGCTCGGCAACGGCGACATCTGGGAGGCGGCCGACGCGGTCCGCATGGTCGAGGAGACCGGCGTGGACGGCGTCGTGGTCGGCCGCGGATGCCTCGGCCGGCCATGGCTCTTCCGCGACCTCGCCGCGGCGTTCAACGGCGAGGAGGTGGCCACGCTGCCTGACCTCGGCGAGGTGAGCGCGATGCTGCGACGCCACGCGGAGCTGCTGACCGAGCACATGGGGGAGGAGCGGGGCTGCAAGGAGATCCGCAAGCACATCACCTGGTACCTCAAGGGCTTCCCGGCCGGCGGCGACCTGCGCCACCGCCTGGCCCTCGTCGACACCCTCGCCGACCTCGATGCACTGATCGCGGAGCTCGACCCGACGGCGCCGTTCCCGGTCAACGAGCTGGGTACGCCCCGCGGTCGCCAGGGTGCCCCGCGCAAGCGTGTGGTGCTGCCCGAGGGCTGGCTGGACGACATGGACGGGCACGGGTGTGTCATCTCCGAGGACGCGCACGACACCACCGGTGGGTGA
- a CDS encoding glycine--tRNA ligase codes for MAKPPASTVDTVVSLAKRRGFVYPCGEIYGGTRSAWDYGPLGVELKENIKRQWWKAMVQGREDVVGLDSSIILPRETWVASGHVGTFTDPLTECQSCHKRFREDHLQEDYAEKKGIDNPDDVDINASVACPNCGARGSWTESRDFQMMLKTYLGVIEDESGLHYLRPETAQGIFLNFQNVVVSQRMKPPFGIAQIGKSFRNEITPGNFIFRTREFEQMEMEFFVKPGEDEDWHQYWIDERTAWYTGLGINPDNLRHYEHAPEKLSHYSKRTVDIEYRFNFAGSEWGELEGIANRTDFDLGTHSKHSGKDLSYFDQANNERYMPYVIEPAAGLSRSLMTFLVDAYHEDEAPNTKGGVDKRVVLRLDPRLAPVKVAVLPLSRNADLSPKAKALAAELRQNWNVDFDDAGAIGKRYRRQDEIGTPYCVTVDFDTLEDNAVTVRERDSMAQERISLDGISRYFAERLLGC; via the coding sequence GTGGCCAAGCCGCCCGCCAGCACCGTCGACACCGTCGTGTCCCTCGCCAAGCGCCGGGGATTCGTCTACCCGTGCGGCGAGATCTACGGCGGCACCCGCTCCGCGTGGGACTACGGGCCGCTCGGTGTCGAGCTCAAGGAGAACATCAAGCGCCAGTGGTGGAAGGCGATGGTGCAGGGCCGCGAGGACGTCGTCGGCCTCGACTCCTCGATCATCCTGCCGCGCGAGACCTGGGTGGCCTCGGGCCACGTCGGCACCTTCACCGACCCGCTGACCGAGTGCCAGTCCTGCCACAAGCGCTTCCGCGAGGACCACCTGCAGGAGGACTACGCGGAGAAGAAGGGCATCGACAACCCCGATGACGTCGACATCAACGCGTCGGTGGCCTGCCCCAACTGCGGCGCCCGCGGCTCGTGGACGGAGTCCCGTGACTTCCAGATGATGCTCAAGACCTACCTGGGCGTCATCGAGGACGAGTCGGGCCTGCACTACCTGCGCCCCGAGACCGCGCAGGGCATCTTCCTGAACTTCCAGAACGTCGTCGTGTCCCAGCGCATGAAGCCCCCGTTCGGCATCGCGCAGATCGGCAAGTCGTTCCGCAACGAGATCACGCCGGGCAACTTCATCTTCCGCACCCGTGAGTTCGAGCAGATGGAGATGGAGTTCTTCGTCAAGCCGGGCGAGGACGAGGACTGGCACCAGTACTGGATCGACGAGCGCACCGCCTGGTACACCGGCCTGGGCATCAACCCGGACAACCTGCGCCACTACGAGCACGCGCCGGAGAAGCTGTCGCACTACTCCAAGCGCACCGTCGACATCGAGTACCGCTTCAACTTCGCCGGCTCGGAGTGGGGCGAGCTCGAGGGCATCGCCAACCGCACCGACTTCGACCTCGGCACCCACTCCAAGCACTCGGGCAAGGACCTGTCGTACTTCGACCAGGCCAACAACGAGCGGTACATGCCGTACGTCATCGAGCCCGCAGCGGGTCTCTCGCGCTCGCTGATGACCTTCCTGGTCGATGCCTACCACGAGGACGAGGCGCCGAACACGAAGGGCGGCGTCGACAAGCGTGTCGTCCTGCGCCTCGACCCGCGCCTGGCGCCGGTCAAGGTCGCGGTCCTCCCGCTCTCGCGCAACGCCGACCTCTCGCCGAAGGCGAAGGCACTTGCGGCCGAGCTGCGCCAGAACTGGAACGTCGACTTCGACGACGCCGGTGCCATCGGCAAGCGCTACCGCCGCCAGGACGAGATCGGCACGCCGTACTGCGTGACCGTCGACTTCGACACGCTCGAGGACAACGCGGTCACCGTGCGCGAGCGCGACTCGATGGCGCAGGAGCGGATCAGCCTCGACGGCATCTCCCGCTACTTCGCGGAGCGTCTCCTCGGCTGCTGA
- a CDS encoding amino acid transporter — MTTTPTPTPPRRTLRDWFLEGDRPEPEGFYESEAHVEAQHHTHAWWKVMCLTGVDYFSTLGYQPGIAALAAGALSPIATLVLVLITLFGALPMYRRVAQESPHGDGSLSMLERLLAYWPSKLLVLALIGFVATGFVITMTLSAADAAAHMIENPFLHDALSGGQIWVTLGLLALLGAVFLKGFNEAIGIAVVIVVAYLGLSSVVIVNGLAAIVQEPSLLDDWWGNVTLDHSAPFGIIGASLLVFPALALGLSGFETGVVVMPLVKGDPDDKPRRPKGRIRNAKKLLTTAAAIMSVLLLSSSLVTTVLIPHEAFEDGGPANGRALAYLAHSRLGDGFGTAYDASTIAILWFAGASAMAGLLNIVPRYLPRYGMAPDWARSVRPLVVLFTGIAAVVTLAFRADVDEQAGAYATGVLALMTSAAVAVTLTEWRRRHRPLAAFFGVISAIFIYTISVTIVDRPEGLLIALVFVLMILVISVISRIRRATELRVQGVHLDAGAQQIVDTAIGDPRPIRFIANKLQAGDDLEYDAKMAEVQLDNHLGDHEDRIFLEVAVTDASDFAGVVEVTSVQVGRHRVLRATGPSVPNTIAAFLLHVRDLDQQVPHVYFEWSERSPGENVMRFLLAGEGDIPPLTHEILRKAEPDESRRPQVHVGG; from the coding sequence ATGACGACGACGCCCACGCCGACGCCGCCTCGACGTACGCTCCGCGACTGGTTCCTCGAGGGTGACCGGCCCGAGCCGGAGGGCTTCTACGAGTCCGAGGCGCACGTCGAGGCACAGCACCACACGCATGCCTGGTGGAAGGTCATGTGCCTCACCGGCGTCGACTACTTCTCGACGCTCGGCTACCAGCCGGGCATCGCCGCCCTGGCCGCCGGCGCGCTCTCCCCCATCGCGACGCTCGTCCTCGTCCTGATCACGCTCTTCGGCGCCCTGCCGATGTACCGCCGGGTCGCCCAGGAGAGCCCGCACGGCGACGGCTCCCTCTCCATGCTGGAGCGGCTGCTGGCCTACTGGCCGAGCAAGCTGCTCGTCCTGGCCCTGATCGGCTTCGTCGCCACCGGCTTCGTCATCACCATGACCCTGTCGGCCGCCGACGCGGCGGCCCACATGATCGAGAACCCGTTCCTGCACGACGCCCTGAGCGGCGGCCAGATCTGGGTGACACTCGGCCTCCTGGCGCTGCTCGGCGCCGTCTTCCTCAAGGGCTTCAACGAGGCGATCGGCATCGCCGTCGTCATCGTCGTGGCCTACCTGGGCCTCTCGTCGGTCGTCATCGTCAACGGGCTCGCGGCCATCGTGCAGGAGCCCTCCCTGCTCGACGACTGGTGGGGCAACGTCACGCTCGACCACTCCGCGCCGTTCGGGATCATCGGCGCCTCGCTGCTGGTCTTCCCGGCACTCGCGCTCGGCCTCTCCGGCTTCGAGACCGGCGTCGTCGTGATGCCGCTGGTCAAGGGCGACCCCGACGACAAGCCGCGCCGCCCGAAGGGCCGGATCCGCAACGCGAAGAAGCTGCTCACCACGGCGGCCGCGATCATGAGCGTCCTGCTGCTCAGCTCCTCGCTGGTCACCACGGTGCTCATCCCGCACGAGGCCTTCGAGGACGGCGGTCCGGCCAACGGTCGCGCGCTCGCCTACCTGGCTCACTCGCGGCTGGGTGACGGTTTCGGCACGGCGTACGACGCCTCGACGATCGCGATCCTCTGGTTCGCCGGCGCCTCGGCGATGGCGGGCCTGCTCAACATCGTTCCCCGCTACCTGCCGCGCTACGGCATGGCACCGGACTGGGCCCGCTCGGTGCGGCCGCTGGTCGTGCTCTTCACCGGCATCGCCGCCGTCGTCACGCTCGCCTTCCGGGCCGACGTCGACGAGCAGGCCGGCGCCTACGCCACCGGCGTCCTCGCCCTGATGACGTCGGCCGCCGTCGCCGTGACGCTGACGGAGTGGCGGCGCCGCCACCGCCCGCTCGCGGCGTTCTTCGGCGTGATCAGCGCGATCTTCATCTACACGATCAGCGTGACGATCGTCGACCGACCCGAGGGCCTCCTCATCGCACTCGTCTTCGTGCTGATGATCCTGGTGATCTCCGTGATCAGCCGGATCCGCCGCGCCACCGAGCTGCGCGTGCAGGGCGTCCACCTGGACGCCGGCGCCCAGCAGATCGTGGACACGGCCATCGGCGACCCCCGACCCATCCGGTTCATCGCCAACAAGCTCCAGGCCGGCGACGACCTCGAGTACGACGCCAAGATGGCCGAGGTCCAGCTCGACAACCACCTCGGCGACCACGAGGACCGGATCTTCCTGGAGGTCGCGGTCACCGACGCGAGCGACTTCGCGGGAGTCGTCGAGGTCACCAGCGTGCAGGTGGGTCGACACCGGGTGCTGCGCGCGACGGGCCCGTCCGTGCCGAACACGATCGCCGCCTTCCTCCTGCACGTGCGGGACCTCGACCAGCAGGTGCCCCACGTCTACTTCGAGTGGAGCGAGCGCTCGCCGGGCGAGAACGTCATGCGCTTCCTGCTCGCCGGCGAGGGCGACATCCCGCCGCTGACGCACGAGATCCTGCGCAAGGCCGAGCCGGACGAGTCGCGCCGCCCCCAGGTCCACGTCGGCGGCTGA